The Geodermatophilaceae bacterium NBWT11 genome has a segment encoding these proteins:
- a CDS encoding sphingosine kinase gives MRVALLVNAAAGRGRATAAHGPVRATLTAAGLEVHELAATDRAAAASAVRTVAGSVAAVVVLGGDGAVHAAVQGLAGTGTALAVLPAGTGDDLALTLGVPADPVAAARAAAADLLAGRSARVDLGRTSTPDGDRWWATVLCCGFDSLVSDRADRLTWPTGRRRYDVAIVAELARLRPRAVRLTLDGVAHELEVTLVAVGNTACYGGGLRMCPDADPRDGLLDVTVIGPVTRRDLVRTRPRLADGSHVAHPAVRTHRAAEVVLEPAGPTGEGLTAWADGEPVGPLPARTVVVPGALVVVGTGRR, from the coding sequence GTGCGGGTCGCCCTGCTGGTCAACGCCGCCGCCGGCAGGGGCCGCGCCACCGCGGCCCACGGGCCGGTGCGGGCCACGCTGACCGCCGCCGGGCTCGAGGTGCACGAGCTCGCCGCCACCGACCGGGCGGCCGCCGCCTCGGCGGTGCGCACGGTGGCCGGCTCGGTGGCCGCGGTCGTCGTCCTCGGTGGGGACGGCGCCGTGCACGCCGCCGTCCAGGGCCTGGCCGGCACCGGCACCGCGCTCGCCGTGCTGCCCGCCGGCACCGGCGACGACCTGGCCCTGACCCTCGGCGTGCCGGCCGACCCGGTCGCAGCTGCCCGGGCGGCTGCCGCCGACCTGCTGGCCGGGCGGTCCGCCCGGGTGGACCTGGGCCGCACGAGCACGCCGGACGGCGACCGGTGGTGGGCCACCGTGCTCTGCTGCGGCTTCGACTCCCTGGTCAGCGACCGGGCCGACCGGCTCACCTGGCCGACGGGGCGCCGCCGCTACGACGTGGCGATCGTGGCCGAGCTCGCCCGGCTGCGCCCGCGCGCGGTGCGGCTCACCCTGGACGGGGTGGCTCACGAGCTCGAGGTCACGCTGGTCGCCGTCGGCAACACCGCCTGCTACGGCGGCGGCCTGCGCATGTGCCCGGACGCCGACCCGAGGGACGGCCTGCTCGACGTCACCGTCATCGGCCCGGTGACGAGGCGGGACCTGGTGCGCACCCGTCCCCGGTTGGCCGACGGCAGCCACGTGGCGCACCCGGCCGTCCGCACCCACCGGGCCGCCGAGGTCGTGCTCGAGCCGGCCGGACCCACGGGGGAGGGACTCACCGCCTGGGCCGACGGGGAGCCGGTGGGCCCGCTGCCGGCGCGCACCGTCGTCGTCCCCGGCGCCCTGGTCGTGGTGGGCACCGGCCGCCGCTGA
- the tatC gene encoding twin-arginine translocase subunit TatC, protein MTLISHLKELRNRIAVALLFILIATAISFWWYEHGLGTFIRAPYCDLPENLRYSDSEGGCGLLVTDVFGGALIRLKISFIAGIVLSAPFWLWQVWGFLTPGLKSNEKRYGVGFVVAASALFALGAVLAYISLAAGLRLLLGLAGDGVVVALTAQDYIGFVISLLLAFGVSFEVPLIAVALNLIGVLSYAVLAKSRRWIYFLTIVFAAFITPTQDPFTMLLMALPMCVLFEVAIQIARVVDKRRAKRDALAGFHDLDDDEASPLDATPSRLDEPTGTRG, encoded by the coding sequence ATGACGCTGATCTCGCACCTCAAGGAGCTGCGCAACCGCATCGCGGTCGCGCTGCTGTTCATCCTGATCGCGACCGCCATCTCGTTCTGGTGGTACGAGCACGGTCTGGGCACCTTCATCCGGGCGCCCTACTGCGACCTCCCGGAGAACCTGCGCTACTCCGACTCCGAGGGCGGCTGCGGCCTGCTCGTCACCGACGTCTTCGGCGGCGCGCTGATCCGGCTGAAGATCAGCTTCATCGCCGGGATCGTGCTGTCCGCGCCCTTCTGGTTGTGGCAGGTCTGGGGCTTCCTCACCCCGGGTCTGAAGTCCAACGAGAAGCGCTACGGCGTGGGCTTCGTCGTCGCTGCCAGCGCGCTGTTCGCCCTGGGCGCCGTGCTGGCCTACATCTCCCTCGCCGCCGGTCTGCGCCTGCTGCTCGGCCTGGCCGGGGACGGCGTGGTCGTGGCGCTCACCGCGCAGGACTACATCGGCTTCGTGATCTCCCTGCTGCTCGCCTTCGGCGTCAGCTTCGAGGTGCCGCTCATCGCGGTCGCGCTGAACCTCATCGGGGTGCTGTCGTACGCGGTGCTGGCCAAGTCCCGCCGCTGGATCTACTTCCTGACCATCGTGTTCGCGGCGTTCATCACGCCCACCCAGGACCCCTTCACCATGCTGCTCATGGCCCTGCCCATGTGCGTGCTGTTCGAGGTGGCCATCCAGATCGCCCGGGTGGTGGACAAGCGGCGGGCCAAGCGCGACGCCCTGGCCGGCTTCCACGACCTGGACGACGACGAGGCCTCCCCGTTGGACGCCACCCCCTCCCGGCTCGACGAGCCCACCGGCACCCGGGGCTGA
- the tatA gene encoding Sec-independent protein translocase subunit TatA, whose amino-acid sequence MSFGPLEIALIILAVLLLFGYKKLPDASRSLGRSMRIFKGEMKGMKDDDVRTKDEATTVRGEIVNPAPVPPVTSDVEAEARAAEARAAEARARADAARAGSSTPVDGTR is encoded by the coding sequence ATGAGCTTCGGTCCGCTCGAGATCGCCCTGATCATCCTGGCCGTCCTGCTGCTGTTCGGCTACAAGAAGCTGCCCGACGCCTCGCGCTCCCTGGGGCGCTCGATGCGCATCTTCAAGGGCGAGATGAAGGGCATGAAGGACGACGACGTCCGCACCAAGGACGAGGCGACCACGGTGCGCGGCGAGATCGTGAACCCCGCCCCCGTCCCGCCCGTGACCTCCGACGTCGAGGCCGAGGCCCGCGCCGCCGAGGCGCGCGCCGCCGAGGCCCGGGCCCGTGCCGACGCCGCGCGGGCCGGCTCGTCGACCCCGGTCGACGGCACCCGCTGA
- a CDS encoding WYL domain-containing protein, with protein sequence MTRLLALVPYLEARPGGVTLAAAARDFAVTEVQLRKDLELLWVCGLPGHGPGDLIDLAFEGDRVRVTDTAGLARPLRLATDEAVALIVALRTLLELPGLAETEAVSRALVKVSAAAGEPADLAGSVAVSIDAREQVLAVVRQALQSHRAVHLHYYVPSRDERTERTVDPMRLLLVDGHWYLEAWCRRAEGVRLFRLDRVDDVAVLAEPSLPPEQAEERDLDDGLYQADPEQPLVRLRLARTARWVADYYPVEDVVAVDDPPGGLLVGVRTADPAWARRLVASLGGAATVEEPRELADEIAADARAALARYADHPGG encoded by the coding sequence ATGACCCGGCTGCTGGCCCTGGTGCCCTACCTGGAGGCCCGACCCGGTGGCGTCACCCTGGCCGCCGCCGCCCGGGACTTCGCGGTCACCGAGGTCCAGCTGCGCAAGGACCTCGAGCTCCTCTGGGTCTGCGGGCTGCCCGGGCACGGGCCCGGCGACCTCATCGACCTGGCCTTCGAGGGCGACCGGGTGCGGGTCACCGACACCGCCGGGCTGGCCCGGCCGCTGCGGCTGGCCACCGACGAGGCGGTCGCGCTGATCGTGGCGCTGCGCACCCTGCTCGAGCTGCCCGGCCTGGCCGAGACCGAGGCGGTCAGCCGCGCCCTGGTCAAGGTGTCGGCCGCCGCGGGGGAGCCCGCCGACCTGGCCGGGTCGGTGGCGGTGAGCATCGACGCCCGCGAGCAGGTGCTGGCCGTCGTCCGGCAGGCCCTGCAGTCGCACCGCGCCGTCCACCTGCACTACTACGTGCCCAGCCGCGACGAGCGCACCGAGCGCACCGTGGACCCGATGCGGCTGCTGCTGGTCGACGGCCACTGGTACCTGGAGGCGTGGTGCCGCCGGGCCGAGGGCGTCCGGCTGTTCCGGCTGGACCGGGTGGACGACGTCGCGGTGCTCGCCGAGCCCTCGCTGCCCCCGGAGCAGGCCGAGGAGCGCGACCTCGACGACGGGCTCTACCAGGCCGACCCGGAGCAGCCGCTGGTCCGGCTCCGGCTGGCCCGCACGGCCCGCTGGGTCGCCGACTACTACCCGGTCGAGGACGTCGTCGCGGTCGACGACCCGCCCGGCGGGCTGCTCGTCGGCGTCCGGACGGCCGACCCGGCCTGGGCCCGTCGGCTGGTCGCCTCCCTGGGCGGTGCGGCCACGGTCGAGGAACCGCGGGAGCTCGCCGACGAGATCGCCGCCGACGCCCGCGCCGCGCTGGCGCGGTACGCCGACCACCCCGGCGGCTAG